A segment of the Zingiber officinale cultivar Zhangliang chromosome 8B, Zo_v1.1, whole genome shotgun sequence genome:
AAGAAGCCTATAGCGTGCCTTGCCTTTTCTAATGCTATTTTTATTAACGGACAAAATCTTACAACGAATCGATGTGGTTGTCAGTTGAATTAATGGCACGTTTCGCAGAATCTAATGTTAATTATCTTACAAGAAATCTAAGACAATGATATTTTGGGTCACGAAACCGACCATTCGCTGTCGGGATCAAACAGGATACATTATGTTGATAAACGTGGTCACGTAATATTGGCTGCTTCAGGCTGTGTTAATGCTGTATGTATTTCAGCGAGAACAGGAAATCCTGAAGAAGAAGAATCTAATGGTTGTTATTAATACTTCTAGAATCAGATGAAAGCATATGAAGGAAAAAATATATTTCACTAAAAAGTTTtcctttttttgaaaaaaaaaactaaaatgatTATTATATGTTTTCTCttaatttgattttgttttccTGTTTCATCTCTATCAGCCAATCCAAATAAGTGGAAGGCCCCTCGGTGTCTTCTTCTCGCCTTTTCTGTCTCGTGCCTCCTCGTTTTTAAGACAAGCCAGTCGATCGGGATGGAGTGAGAACCACCACGAGAAAGAGATGGGAGCAACGGAGCTCAAGAATGGCGACGCGCTATCGGCCATAGAAGAATCCTCGGAGCAGGAGAAGGACGAGCGGAAGCAACCGGAAGCTGACCACCTGATCCCGTTCTCCCCTGTCACCATCGACATCTCCCTCCCGCTCCACCAAATGCGGCCCCATATAATGTCAGCTCGACTCCCCTCCCCGATTTTTTGTTTTGTAACTGATTCTTCGATCTTTGGATCCATtcctcttgattttttttttaaatgtatttagATTTTAGGGCGAACAAAGGCGTTAGCTTTCTTGCTCCTAAAGTTGTCGTTTTGCCTCCGTTTTGGTTTCTTAATTTTTGAGTCCAATGAATTGCCCAAGGAAGCTAGTTGTTTGACCATCTCGATTGAACTTATTATCGGCTAAAGTTTTCTCTGTTCTCCGTTTGTCAATATTCTCATGCAACAACTTTCTTTTTCTTAATCTTATCACCCAGCCCACTTTTCAAGGAAAAGAAATGctagtagcttcttttttttttcatttcacttcATTTCCCTATTAGTTTCCGATCCTCGGTCGAATCGCTGAATGTGTACATTTTAGATTTCTCGACGGTTATCGATCTTGTTGGTAGATAAACAAGATAAATAGTATGCACCTTGTCTATTGCGACTCGGCGATGTTGTGTTTAATTCAAGTTGTTCGAGAAGTGTGGCCGTAAGAGTGATGTCAAAAAGTAGTGGCCTTAAGAGTTTTCTGGGAGATACTCGCCTATTCTATCTGGGCACAAGGGTAGGTAGTTTAACTGTTAGGTAAACTAAGGAGACTTCCATATTGATAATATTTATGATGATATCTTAGAAAATCTAATCACAGATTCAGAATTTTTCATTGCAAGTATTGGATCTTCAAATTATTTCTTGTAATTCCTAATTCGTCTTAAGAGCACAACGGATCAACGAGAGAAACTAATGTCTCAATGACACAAGCACGTGCCTTTGCAAGTAAGCTTGTATATGTTTCCATTCATTCTGttcgtttattatttttttccctttttcccCTTTGTTAATGGTGACTGGTGATTTGTTATTTATCTCACTCATATTGGTCTCAAACTCAGATGAGGATGTACGATTATACTAAGCCAAGAAAACTGGCAGACAAAGATTTCATAAATATTGTTTCTTTTTACCTGGATTTGGTTTGAGGATAGGCCACGCAGACTTGGTATAAACTATAAACACTATTGATATAGAGTTTAGTAACGTGATAAAATTCATTTAGGTGAACCTAAATAGTTAGGATTTggggtttgtttgtttttattattgtttGTCTCTTTGTCTTTTTATCTTTTATCCTTTTTTTGGTGTCGTAATTGCCTCCAGTgccatctttaaaaattatcaatcTTATTACCTAAATATTTGTTTTCTGATTCAAAACTTTTGAGTTCTGGAAATGACCTACAATGAACGTGTTTTGATTGCCTTAGCCTTGAATGACAGGTTTTTCATTGTCCTTCTCTTCGTAGATATTTGTGCAAGGCTTTGTTTAAGAAGTGGTCACCTCTTGATGAATCTGTTTTCTCGATAGAGACAGTTTCTGGTGGCATCACAAATCTTTGTAAGCACTGCTCAAAGAACTTTTTGCCTTCTCTTTTATTCCCTTTCTATCTTTTTCAACTGTTTAATAACTGTGCTGGAGCAAATTTACGCTGAATTCAGGTGACTTAAAGAGCATGTTCGAAACTCCAAATATTGTATTATTTTGTAATATCCAAAGCAACTCAATTAGTTCCTCAATAACGTGTTCATATCATTATTTGATCTTGTCATTGCTTAAAATTTGTGTGCCTTTGGGTGACTTATCCGATCTGCATCTATTATAGTTACTCATTTGGCATTTTAACCCTTGCAATTCCTGTAGTGCTGAAGGTTTCTGTAAGAGAGGATACTGTCAAGATTGATACTGTGATTGTTAGGTTGTATGGCCCCAATACGGATTTAGTGATTGACCGCAAGCGAGAGTTTCAGGTGGGTTCTATACTCTATCCAACAACTTATTGGCTGTGAACATCACTACTTTACTAGTAACCAAAACTTTCTAGGTGAATGAATTTCTTCTTCTAAATAAATTCCTGTGTTCTATTTTATTATGTTTTGCCTTGCACATGCCTTACCATTATGAATGGCTTACATAAATGTCTAAAAATACTGGATTAGATTGGCTTGATGGACAATTTTGATGATGGTACTCCAGTTTGGTTGGAAGCTTGGTtcggtaaaaataaataaaaacagacTGCTGATGGATTGCTCAACTGAACATAGCTTCGGAAGGCTATCTTGTTCATTAGTAGGGCGGTTCAAAGAATCCAATGACTAGACCACATTTCCATATGGATTCCATTCTTTCATGCTAATGTTAGGGCTTTCGGCACCTGAATTAACACGGGTGATTAAGGAAAAAGTGATAACTGTACCCTCTGTTCTTCCTTCTATCAAAAATTAATTCAAGAAAacttcatatttttttattatcatcCATAATGAAACTTTAGTAGTTATTATTCATTAGATGCATGTGCTTACCTTTGGGCAACTCATGTTTAGGCCCTACCACATATCTCGGCTGCCGGATTTGGTGCAAAATTACTAGGATGGTTTCAGAATGGCATGGTTCAATCTTTCATTGATGCTCGAACACTTTCACCATCAGGTTAGCATGATGATCATTAACTATTAGATCTTGGTGACTTATTCGATGATTAAACAAGCAATCTATCTCTCGATCATAGATGAGGACCTTTTTGCAGACTGTCCTTAAGCTTCACAACCTAAGTTGAACAATTTTAGTAGTATTCAACTAGAACAATAGAACTTATGTCACAAATATTTAGAGTTGTATGGAGGCTGCATACGTTTTGTAATTGGTGGTAGAATGAATTAAATAAAACCGAACATCAAGAAggggaaagaaaacaagaaaatagAAGAACATGTTAAGACTTCAATTTTGGTCAAGATTTTATTGGTATCCAGTTGAAGTAACAGCAGTCCAATACTTGCACCTTCGATGTTCTTTGAAGTGGTAAGTAGCTTTATGAGGAAAGTTCAATGATTGCTTGCACCTGTCTGCAATGTTTGTGCTCTTTTAATGTTTTGCGCCATTGAAACTTCTAAGTTTTTCGTCCTTTTGCATGTTGTTTGTCCTGTGTACATAAGCTAACTTAGTTATTTGGTTTCAGACATGAAAAATCCTAAACTAGCTGAGAAGATAGCTAGACAACTTCGTGGCTTCCATCAGGTGGTGATACCGGGATCTAGAGAACCACAATTGTGGAATGACATATTCAAGTTTCTTAATGAAGGTTGCAAAACTTACTCTTCCTATTTTATCCTGGTTTCTTTGTTGTTcaaacttgaaaaatatttttctagctATTGTATTGTCATCTTCTCCCCACctagacttggttgttgttgttgctgctgctgctgctgttgttgttgtattgGCATCTTCTGCTTTTTTTATTCTTGGGACAACAATGTTTACTTCAAGATCAATCTGAATAAATATATGACACTGCAGCGGAGACACTAAAATTTGACAACAATGAGAAGCAAGCCACGTATGAATCAATATCATTCAATGAGATCCGTGCTGCAATCGATGAAGTCAAGGTAATTGTCTTGCGAATATGTTATATGTCTATCTACTGCTTCTGGCAgcaatatatatatagagagagattgGTCAAACAATGACCACTGAGTAGTAGTAATATATGATATTCACTGACCTAATGATGTTATTATTGATTCTTGAGTATTGAAGAGAATCATATCCTTAGCTCTTGATGTTTTCTAACAGAATATGACAGACCGTTTCATAGCCCCAGTTGTCTTTTCCCACAATGACTTGCTGTCTGGGAATTTGATGTTCAATGACAAACAAGGTGAATCTTAGTTTCTCCTTATGCCTCCCTCTTGATCAAGATAATGACTTTAATTTTCTGGTGAAATACTAACCTTTCTGTGTCCTATCCCTTGATATTCTAGGGATACTATACTTCATTGATTTTGAGTATGGATCATACAATTATAGAGGCTACGACATTGCAAACCACTTTAATGAGTTTGCAGGCCTTGAATGTGACTTCAACTTGTAGGTTCCCTTTCTGTAAACAATAtattggatctcttgattttaaACTAATATTGATGTGGAAAATGATGCTTTTAATGTAGATATCCGGATAAGTATACACAGTATCACTTCTTCAGGAATTATCTAGACTCTGACAAACCATATGAGGTATGTAAATCCTAGACTTGTATTTCCCTCAGCATTGAGCAGCATGTTTGCTGATTCCATTGCGTTTCATGGTCTAGAATCTAGATTGAAGTAATATAGTTAGACCAATATACAAAATAAGCTTTGGTCTCTGTCAGGATtttatgttgatagaaattctttATGCTCCCAGGTACCCATCAAAGATCTCGAAGCCCTTTTTGTCGAAACAAATACCTTTAGACTGGCATCTCACATTTATTGGGCTCTGTGGGGTGTTATCCAGGTATGGTGCTTTTTGATCTGATGATCAAAGGAAGAATCTTGTTTCAGTTGGGTCCTCTAAACAAAAGTTTCCTAATTCTCTGGCAAGCAGGCAAAGGTATCCCCAATCGATTTTGAT
Coding sequences within it:
- the LOC122016446 gene encoding probable ethanolamine kinase gives rise to the protein MGATELKNGDALSAIEESSEQEKDERKQPEADHLIPFSPVTIDISLPLHQMRPHIIYLCKALFKKWSPLDESVFSIETVSGGITNLLLKVSVREDTVKIDTVIVRLYGPNTDLVIDRKREFQALPHISAAGFGAKLLGWFQNGMVQSFIDARTLSPSDMKNPKLAEKIARQLRGFHQVVIPGSREPQLWNDIFKFLNEAETLKFDNNEKQATYESISFNEIRAAIDEVKNMTDRFIAPVVFSHNDLLSGNLMFNDKQGILYFIDFEYGSYNYRGYDIANHFNEFAGLECDFNLYPDKYTQYHFFRNYLDSDKPYEVPIKDLEALFVETNTFRLASHIYWALWGVIQAKVSPIDFDYLGYFFRRFNEFKKQKETCFSLAGKYLYSSSSI